TCTATGTGCTGTTGCACGGTACCGTCCCGCACGGCATCCAACCCCATTCAACAGTCATAGTCTTAGTTCTCATCATCTTGTTAGTAAGCAGTGTGGTTGGTGCGTGGTTATCTCGCCATCCTTATTCTACGTTCTTCTCCGTCGTGTATCTTTGGCTCGTACGATTAGGCGAACCCCATCGCGACGCTGTTGAAAGCCATCCAAAGTATCTGACAGCTATGCACTCAAGGAGGTAACCAGGATGGATGGTACATTAACACAACAGAGAATATTAGAACCTGATGTTCGAAACCTGGGTTCAATTGACGATTTGCATGATTTAGTGCGTGCCTCTAGCCGCGTCATTGTGCCGCTTGGGCCGGTTACATCTTTTGCAGCACGTAGTCCTTGGGCAGGACTTGAAAACCTGTCATTTGAACAAGTTGCATGCTGGCTCAAGGATATTCGCGACGTAGATATATATCCTAGCGCTTCGTTACTGAAGGATGCGAAGGACCAAGGCGAAATCGATCCGAAGTTTCTCGAACAAGGGCTGCAATATTGGCTTGATTCACAGTCAATAACATTGCCGCGCGATGTCGCAGAACGGTTCTGTCGGGCTGCTCTTGAGTTGGATGACCTGCCTTCCAATATTTTGAAATTCCCAGTATTAAAGGATCTGGCAAAGAAATTGAATCATCTTGCTATGCCAGTGATTAAACGTCAGCCGCTCCAAACATTAAGTTTTCGCTGCGAACGGGAGCATGACCTGAATCGCCATTTGATTAAGTGGTGCAAGTTGTATTTGAACGGGTCCCATTCAACTTGGTCACTGCCAAACCGTACCGAGGGCTTCTATCGAGCTTGGCACCGGTTAGTGCAATACGACCCGGAGCTTCACCGCGCGCAACGCCAACTTTTGAAAAATCGTCCGCAAGAGGCGGCTGTTGCTTTAAGGGAAGCATTATCGGCACTTGAAATCCCGACCGTACAAATTCAGGCTTACCTTGAGGCACATTTGCTATCTTTGCCAGGGTGGGCGGGAATGATGTTGTGGCATTCGCCACAGCTGCTAATAGAATATTTGGCTGTTCGAATTACTATGGAGTGGGCTTTGATTCATCCAGTGTTACCCTTACCTGAAGAACAAAACGCAGAACAACTGATTGTTATTCGACTGATTGCGGCGTGGGCTTATTGGGGGGACTTGCAGATTGATGATTGGTCACAACTCCCCGCAACGCAGCAAAAGGCGCACCTGACGCTTGCCTATCGTTTTAACGATTTAGTTCGTCGGCAGCTTTGGCTAGGAGCTTGGGAGCAAAGCTACGAAGAGTTGCTAAAAGAACAAGTCATCTCGAAACGTCTGGTTTCCCATGACTCCAATCCTGTGTTAGCGCAATTAGCGTTTTGTATTGATACGCGCTCAGAGCCTTTTCGTCGAGCGATTGAAGAAGCAGGCCCATTTGAGACGTTTGGCGTGGCTGGCTTTTTCGGACTGCCAATTGAGACATGTGAACTTGGTAGTACACAAAGTCACGCGTCCCTGCCAGTGATACTCAAAGCGCAGCATCAGATAAAAGAACTCGCATCCGAGATCGACTTCGAATCGTACCAGGAACGTAGACAAGCAACAGCGTCGATTAAGCGCACCTTTCAGGCGATGAAGCAAAACATCTTGACCAGCTTATTGTTGCCAGAGGTAAGCGGCCCATGGCTTAGCCTGCAGATGCTGGCGCGTAGCTTTTTCCCGCGTAGAGCCGGTCGCATCTTTAGACAGCTACAAAGTAAGTGGTTGCAAAAACCCTCGACGGAACTTTCGCTGGATTACTTGCAAATGAAGGCGGGGTTGCCAGTTGGTTTTTCTGAAGAAGAGAAAGTGCAGTATGTAAGTCAATTGCTCAAAATGATGGGGT
The Alicyclobacillus curvatus genome window above contains:
- a CDS encoding DUF2309 family protein codes for the protein MDGTLTQQRILEPDVRNLGSIDDLHDLVRASSRVIVPLGPVTSFAARSPWAGLENLSFEQVACWLKDIRDVDIYPSASLLKDAKDQGEIDPKFLEQGLQYWLDSQSITLPRDVAERFCRAALELDDLPSNILKFPVLKDLAKKLNHLAMPVIKRQPLQTLSFRCEREHDLNRHLIKWCKLYLNGSHSTWSLPNRTEGFYRAWHRLVQYDPELHRAQRQLLKNRPQEAAVALREALSALEIPTVQIQAYLEAHLLSLPGWAGMMLWHSPQLLIEYLAVRITMEWALIHPVLPLPEEQNAEQLIVIRLIAAWAYWGDLQIDDWSQLPATQQKAHLTLAYRFNDLVRRQLWLGAWEQSYEELLKEQVISKRLVSHDSNPVLAQLAFCIDTRSEPFRRAIEEAGPFETFGVAGFFGLPIETCELGSTQSHASLPVILKAQHQIKELASEIDFESYQERRQATASIKRTFQAMKQNILTSLLLPEVSGPWLSLQMLARSFFPRRAGRIFRQLQSKWLQKPSTELSLDYLQMKAGLPVGFSEEEKVQYVSQLLKMMGLTEDFAPLVIICGHGSRSTNNPYAAALDCGACGGASGGFNARVLATLCNQARVREALETEGIKIPEDTMFAAAEHITTFNQLRWLYVPELSEGAQAAFGRICEALSKVSERVNAEQLSRLPNLGFHFNNPNTEMQRLAEDWSEVRPEWGLARNAAFIIGTRRLTKDCNLDGRVFLHSYDWHDDYDGTLLSSIIAGPATVAQWINLQYYASTVAPHYYGSGNKATQTVTAGFGVMQGNASDLLTGLPWQSVMKSDGAFYHAPLRLLVVIEAPDEHVERLMEHDLAFHQKVQNGWIRLATIDSKGHWNVIKEGNHD